A genomic window from Salvia hispanica cultivar TCC Black 2014 chromosome 5, UniMelb_Shisp_WGS_1.0, whole genome shotgun sequence includes:
- the LOC125191315 gene encoding protein SEMI-ROLLED LEAF 2-like isoform X3 — MRPRSRQPVKRYKKLISDIFPKSQDEEPNDRKIGKLCEYAVRNPFRIPKIASSLGQKCYRELRNENFHAVKIVMCIYRKLISSCREQMSLFANSLMTIVQTLLDQPNNEEVLLIGCQSLFVFVNNQNDGTYMFTLDGFIPRLCELAQEVGEDDKVLHLRAACLQTLSAMVWFMGENSHISAEFDKIVLVVLENYGGESKDSNSNQTSWVEEVSKTEGNVSPSTNVVSKIPSWKMVVNDKGNLNVAEEDSKNPCFWSRVCLHNMATLGKEATTLRRVMESLFRYFDNGNMWPIKDGIALPVLKDVQFLMEDSGQNTQVLLSILVKHLDHKNVLKQPEIQLDIVQVVTVLARMSKVQSSVAIVSAVSDIMRHLRKSIHNRIDDANLGKDLVNWNKKFHEAVDECLIELSSKVGDAGLILDVMASMLENIPGINIIARTTISAVYRTAQIIASLPNLSYQNKAFPDALFHQLLPAMLHPDHNTSIGAHQIFSVVLVPSSIAPQSDHAVSDSKKNVLYPRTLSRTVSVFSSSGALFDKMKHQRAEQSQEKPSGDVGQGNNTGGVLNRIKSGYSRVQSFKPTAPNVDATTKSSKQMDAVPLRLSSHQINLLLTSIWVQSVAPENLPEDYVALAHTYSLMLLFSRAKTSYIDTLVRSFQMAFSLRDVSLAAEGVLPPSRRRSLFVLATSMIFFASKAYNIIPVAARVKSTLTSKVVDPFLSLVDDSKLQANETRKVVYGSQEDDVSALKCLSETKIYDEQTTTSLTALIVKSLDNLTESEVSSTREQLLKDFVPEDLGSLEGPWLGNYMEGRHMNKASLSGDKSFDKVASMFVTDDDGFPESVGTEKQNMQLDVQNPNLISVDQLLLSVLETSTNVGRMSVCTAQDASYKETANHCAHHKPGPLMAIAAQGESKAMEPQVCNQNKAGNPFVDNDDHRLQVVQSTGGGPGPCTTEAQNEFRLPSASPFDNFLKAAGC; from the exons ATGCGTCCAAGGTCTAGACAGCCTGTCAAGAGATACAAGAAGCTCATTTCAGACATTTTTCCCAAGTCACAG GATGAAGAGCCTAATGACAGGAAGATTGGTAAACTCTGTGAATACGCTGTTCGAAACCCTTTTCGAATACCAAAG ATTGCAAGCTCCCTAGGGCAAAAATGCTACAGGGAATTGAGGAACGAGAATTTTCACGCGGTGAAAATTGTTATGTGTATTTACAGGAAATTGATATCATCGTGTCGTGAGCAAAT GTCTTTGTTCGCAAATAGTTTAATGACTATAGTTCAAACCTTGCTGGATCAACCAAACAATGAAGAAGTTTTACTTATTGGATGCCAATCGCTCTTTGTTTTCGTTAATAATCAG AACGATGGAACGTACATGTTTACCTTAGATGGATTTATTCCACGGCTCTGTGAGCTTGCCCAAgaagttggagaagatgacAAGGTGCTACATTTAAGGGCAGCTTGCCTACAAACTCTATCTGCTATG GTTTGGTTCATGGGCGAAAACTCGCATATTTCAGCTGAATTCGATAAG ATTGTTTTGGTAGTCTTAGAAAATTACGGAGGCGAAAGCAAGGACTCAAATTCCAACCAAACAAGTTGGGTGGAAGAAGTTAGTAAAACTGAGGGGAATGTTTCTCCTTCAACGAATGTTGTATCGAAGATTCCCTCTTGGAAAATGGTTGTGAATGATAAGGGAAATCTCAATGTGGCAGA GGAGGACTCCAAGAACCCGTGCTTTTGGTCCCGGGTTTGCCTGCACAACATGGCGACACTTGGGAAAGAGGCAACAACCCTGCGTCGGGTTATGGAATCCTTGTTCCGTTACTTTGATAATGGAAATATGTGGCCGATCAAAGACGGGATCGCTTTACCTGTACTCAAAGATGTGCAGTTCTTGATGGAAGATTCCG GGCAAAACACACAAGTTTTGCTGTCTATACTAGTCAAGCATCTCGATCACAAAAATGTCCTTAAGCAACCAGAGATACAACTTGACATTGTGCAGGTCGTCACTGTCCTTGCTCGTATGTCAAAGGTCCAGTCATCAGTTGCTATAGTCAGCGCCGTGAGCGATATCATGAGGCATTTGCGTAAGAGCATACATAATAGGATCGATGATGCAAATCTTGGCAAAGATTTGGTTAACTGGAACAAGAAATTCCATGAAGCAGTGGATGAATGTCTCATCGAGTTATCATCAAAG GTGGGAGATGCAGGTCTCATCCTTGATGTTATGGCTAGTATGTTGGAGAACATACCCGGCATCAACATTATCGCAAGAACAACTATTTCGGCTGTCTATCGCACGGCTCAAATTATCGCTTCTTTGCCTAATTTATCGTATCAAAACAAG GCATTCCCGGACGCGTTGTTTCACCAACTACTTCCGGCCATGCTCCATCCAGATCACAACACGAGCATCGGAGCTCACCAGATCTTCTCGGTTGTGCTTGTGCCGTCTTCAATCGCCCCACAATCTGATCATGCTGTGTCTGACTCGAAGAAGAACGTCCTCTATCCAAGAACACTCTCGAGAACTGTTTCAGTGTTTTCTTCATCGGGTGCACTGTTCGATAAGATGAAACATCAGAGAGCTGAGCAGAGCCAAGAAAAGCCTTCGGGTGATGTCGGACAGGGAAACAACACCGGTGGAGTATTAAACAGAATCAAGTCGGGTTATAGCCGAGTACAGAGCTTCAAACCAACGGCCCCAAACGTTGATGCCACAACCAAATCTAGCAAGCAAATG GATGCCGTTCCGCTTAGACTCAGCAGCCACCAAATAAACCTGCTGCTTACATCTATTTGGGTACAATCTGTTGCTCCTGAAAACTTGCCTGAGGATTATGTTGCTTTAGCTCACACTTACAGCTTGATGCTGCTGTTTTCTCGAGCCAAG ACCTCCTACATTGACACACTTGTTCGAAGTTTCCAGATGGCGTTTTCGTTAAGGGATGTTTCTCTTGCAGCAGAAG GAGTACTCCCGCCATCACGTCGCAGGTCTCTCTTCGTGCTGGCAACTTCGATGATATTCTTTGCATCAAAGGCTTACAACATTATTCCTGTAGCCGCTCGCGTCAAATCTACGCTCACAAGTAAAGTG GTCGATCCATTCTTGTCTTTGGTAGACGACTCAAAGCTGCAAGCTAATGAAACCAGAAAAGTTGTGTATGGTTCCCAAGAAGACGACGTTTCAGCTTTGAAATGTCTTtctgaaacaaaaatatacgACGAGCAGACAACCACGTCTCTCACTGCCCTAATTGTCAAGAGCCTCGATAACTTAACAGAA TCAGAGGTTTCCTCCACCAGGGAACAACTTCTCAAAGATTTCGTGCCCGAAGATTTGGGCTCACTTGAAGGCCCGTGGCTCGGTAATTACATGGAAGGAAGGCACATGAATAAGGCGAGCTTGAGTGGCGATAAATCCTTTGACAAG GTGGCCTCAATGTTTGTTACGGACGACGATGGTTTCCCAGAGTCAGTTGGAACCGAAAAACAGAACATGCAGTTGGATGTACAGAATCCTAATCTCATTAGCGTTGATCAGCTTCTGCTATCT GTGCTGGAAACTTCGACAAACGTAGGCAGAATGTCAGTCTGCACAGCCCAAGATGCCTCGTACAAGGAAACGGCCAACCACTGCGCGCATCACAAACCCGGGCCTTTGATGGCGATAGCCGCACAAGGAGAGAGCAAGGCGATGGAGCCACAAGTTTGCAATCAAAACAag GCTGGAAACCCGTTCGTGGACAACGATGATCACAGGCTTCAAGTTGTGCAAAGCACTGGTGGTGGTCCAGGGCCGTGCACAACCGAAGCTCAGAACGAGTTCAGGCTGCCGTCAGCAAGCCCGTTCGACAACTTCTTGAAGGCGGCTGGATGCTGA
- the LOC125191315 gene encoding protein SEMI-ROLLED LEAF 2-like isoform X2, translating into MLLKRCIVRNHKILMSYQTSGLLSAGTGLKDEEPNDRKIGKLCEYAVRNPFRIPKIASSLGQKCYRELRNENFHAVKIVMCIYRKLISSCREQMSLFANSLMTIVQTLLDQPNNEEVLLIGCQSLFVFVNNQNDGTYMFTLDGFIPRLCELAQEVGEDDKVLHLRAACLQTLSAMVWFMGENSHISAEFDKIVLVVLENYGGESKDSNSNQTSWVEEVSKTEGNVSPSTNVVSKIPSWKMVVNDKGNLNVAEEDSKNPCFWSRVCLHNMATLGKEATTLRRVMESLFRYFDNGNMWPIKDGIALPVLKDVQFLMEDSGQNTQVLLSILVKHLDHKNVLKQPEIQLDIVQVVTVLARMSKVQSSVAIVSAVSDIMRHLRKSIHNRIDDANLGKDLVNWNKKFHEAVDECLIELSSKVGDAGLILDVMASMLENIPGINIIARTTISAVYRTAQIIASLPNLSYQNKAFPDALFHQLLPAMLHPDHNTSIGAHQIFSVVLVPSSIAPQSDHAVSDSKKNVLYPRTLSRTVSVFSSSGALFDKMKHQRAEQSQEKPSGDVGQGNNTGGVLNRIKSGYSRVQSFKPTAPNVDATTKSSKQMDAVPLRLSSHQINLLLTSIWVQSVAPENLPEDYVALAHTYSLMLLFSRAKTSYIDTLVRSFQMAFSLRDVSLAAEGVLPPSRRRSLFVLATSMIFFASKAYNIIPVAARVKSTLTSKVVDPFLSLVDDSKLQANETRKVVYGSQEDDVSALKCLSETKIYDEQTTTSLTALIVKSLDNLTESEVSSTREQLLKDFVPEDLGSLEGPWLGNYMEGRHMNKASLSGDKSFDKVASMFVTDDDGFPESVGTEKQNMQLDVQNPNLISVDQLLLSVLETSTNVGRMSVCTAQDASYKETANHCAHHKPGPLMAIAAQGESKAMEPQVCNQNKAGNPFVDNDDHRLQVVQSTGGGPGPCTTEAQNEFRLPSASPFDNFLKAAGC; encoded by the exons ATGCTATTGAAGCGGTGCATTGTtagaaatcacaaaattttgatGAGTTACCAGACTTCTGGCCTGCTCTCTGCAGGCACTGGTCTGAAG GATGAAGAGCCTAATGACAGGAAGATTGGTAAACTCTGTGAATACGCTGTTCGAAACCCTTTTCGAATACCAAAG ATTGCAAGCTCCCTAGGGCAAAAATGCTACAGGGAATTGAGGAACGAGAATTTTCACGCGGTGAAAATTGTTATGTGTATTTACAGGAAATTGATATCATCGTGTCGTGAGCAAAT GTCTTTGTTCGCAAATAGTTTAATGACTATAGTTCAAACCTTGCTGGATCAACCAAACAATGAAGAAGTTTTACTTATTGGATGCCAATCGCTCTTTGTTTTCGTTAATAATCAG AACGATGGAACGTACATGTTTACCTTAGATGGATTTATTCCACGGCTCTGTGAGCTTGCCCAAgaagttggagaagatgacAAGGTGCTACATTTAAGGGCAGCTTGCCTACAAACTCTATCTGCTATG GTTTGGTTCATGGGCGAAAACTCGCATATTTCAGCTGAATTCGATAAG ATTGTTTTGGTAGTCTTAGAAAATTACGGAGGCGAAAGCAAGGACTCAAATTCCAACCAAACAAGTTGGGTGGAAGAAGTTAGTAAAACTGAGGGGAATGTTTCTCCTTCAACGAATGTTGTATCGAAGATTCCCTCTTGGAAAATGGTTGTGAATGATAAGGGAAATCTCAATGTGGCAGA GGAGGACTCCAAGAACCCGTGCTTTTGGTCCCGGGTTTGCCTGCACAACATGGCGACACTTGGGAAAGAGGCAACAACCCTGCGTCGGGTTATGGAATCCTTGTTCCGTTACTTTGATAATGGAAATATGTGGCCGATCAAAGACGGGATCGCTTTACCTGTACTCAAAGATGTGCAGTTCTTGATGGAAGATTCCG GGCAAAACACACAAGTTTTGCTGTCTATACTAGTCAAGCATCTCGATCACAAAAATGTCCTTAAGCAACCAGAGATACAACTTGACATTGTGCAGGTCGTCACTGTCCTTGCTCGTATGTCAAAGGTCCAGTCATCAGTTGCTATAGTCAGCGCCGTGAGCGATATCATGAGGCATTTGCGTAAGAGCATACATAATAGGATCGATGATGCAAATCTTGGCAAAGATTTGGTTAACTGGAACAAGAAATTCCATGAAGCAGTGGATGAATGTCTCATCGAGTTATCATCAAAG GTGGGAGATGCAGGTCTCATCCTTGATGTTATGGCTAGTATGTTGGAGAACATACCCGGCATCAACATTATCGCAAGAACAACTATTTCGGCTGTCTATCGCACGGCTCAAATTATCGCTTCTTTGCCTAATTTATCGTATCAAAACAAG GCATTCCCGGACGCGTTGTTTCACCAACTACTTCCGGCCATGCTCCATCCAGATCACAACACGAGCATCGGAGCTCACCAGATCTTCTCGGTTGTGCTTGTGCCGTCTTCAATCGCCCCACAATCTGATCATGCTGTGTCTGACTCGAAGAAGAACGTCCTCTATCCAAGAACACTCTCGAGAACTGTTTCAGTGTTTTCTTCATCGGGTGCACTGTTCGATAAGATGAAACATCAGAGAGCTGAGCAGAGCCAAGAAAAGCCTTCGGGTGATGTCGGACAGGGAAACAACACCGGTGGAGTATTAAACAGAATCAAGTCGGGTTATAGCCGAGTACAGAGCTTCAAACCAACGGCCCCAAACGTTGATGCCACAACCAAATCTAGCAAGCAAATG GATGCCGTTCCGCTTAGACTCAGCAGCCACCAAATAAACCTGCTGCTTACATCTATTTGGGTACAATCTGTTGCTCCTGAAAACTTGCCTGAGGATTATGTTGCTTTAGCTCACACTTACAGCTTGATGCTGCTGTTTTCTCGAGCCAAG ACCTCCTACATTGACACACTTGTTCGAAGTTTCCAGATGGCGTTTTCGTTAAGGGATGTTTCTCTTGCAGCAGAAG GAGTACTCCCGCCATCACGTCGCAGGTCTCTCTTCGTGCTGGCAACTTCGATGATATTCTTTGCATCAAAGGCTTACAACATTATTCCTGTAGCCGCTCGCGTCAAATCTACGCTCACAAGTAAAGTG GTCGATCCATTCTTGTCTTTGGTAGACGACTCAAAGCTGCAAGCTAATGAAACCAGAAAAGTTGTGTATGGTTCCCAAGAAGACGACGTTTCAGCTTTGAAATGTCTTtctgaaacaaaaatatacgACGAGCAGACAACCACGTCTCTCACTGCCCTAATTGTCAAGAGCCTCGATAACTTAACAGAA TCAGAGGTTTCCTCCACCAGGGAACAACTTCTCAAAGATTTCGTGCCCGAAGATTTGGGCTCACTTGAAGGCCCGTGGCTCGGTAATTACATGGAAGGAAGGCACATGAATAAGGCGAGCTTGAGTGGCGATAAATCCTTTGACAAG GTGGCCTCAATGTTTGTTACGGACGACGATGGTTTCCCAGAGTCAGTTGGAACCGAAAAACAGAACATGCAGTTGGATGTACAGAATCCTAATCTCATTAGCGTTGATCAGCTTCTGCTATCT GTGCTGGAAACTTCGACAAACGTAGGCAGAATGTCAGTCTGCACAGCCCAAGATGCCTCGTACAAGGAAACGGCCAACCACTGCGCGCATCACAAACCCGGGCCTTTGATGGCGATAGCCGCACAAGGAGAGAGCAAGGCGATGGAGCCACAAGTTTGCAATCAAAACAag GCTGGAAACCCGTTCGTGGACAACGATGATCACAGGCTTCAAGTTGTGCAAAGCACTGGTGGTGGTCCAGGGCCGTGCACAACCGAAGCTCAGAACGAGTTCAGGCTGCCGTCAGCAAGCCCGTTCGACAACTTCTTGAAGGCGGCTGGATGCTGA
- the LOC125191315 gene encoding protein SEMI-ROLLED LEAF 2-like isoform X4, whose translation MGVISGVVSRHVLPACGNLCFFCPSMRPRSRQPVKRYKKLISDIFPKSQDEEPNDRKIGKLCEYAVRNPFRIPKIASSLGQKCYRELRNENFHAVKIVMCIYRKLISSCREQMSLFANSLMTIVQTLLDQPNNEEVLLIGCQSLFVFVNNQNDGTYMFTLDGFIPRLCELAQEVGEDDKVLHLRAACLQTLSAMVWFMGENSHISAEFDKIVLVVLENYGGESKDSNSNQTSWVEEVSKTEGNVSPSTNVVSKIPSWKMVVNDKGNLNVAEEDSKNPCFWSRVCLHNMATLGKEATTLRRVMESLFRYFDNGNMWPIKDGIALPVLKDVQFLMEDSGQNTQVLLSILVKHLDHKNVLKQPEIQLDIVQVVTVLARMSKVQSSVAIVSAVSDIMRHLRKSIHNRIDDANLGKDLVNWNKKFHEAVDECLIELSSKVGDAGLILDVMASMLENIPGINIIARTTISAVYRTAQIIASLPNLSYQNKAFPDALFHQLLPAMLHPDHNTSIGAHQIFSVVLVPSSIAPQSDHAVSDSKKNVLYPRTLSRTVSVFSSSGALFDKMKHQRAEQSQEKPSGDVGQGNNTGGVLNRIKSGYSRVQSFKPTAPNVDATTKSSKQMDAVPLRLSSHQINLLLTSIWTSYIDTLVRSFQMAFSLRDVSLAAEGVLPPSRRRSLFVLATSMIFFASKAYNIIPVAARVKSTLTSKVVDPFLSLVDDSKLQANETRKVVYGSQEDDVSALKCLSETKIYDEQTTTSLTALIVKSLDNLTESEVSSTREQLLKDFVPEDLGSLEGPWLGNYMEGRHMNKASLSGDKSFDKVASMFVTDDDGFPESVGTEKQNMQLDVQNPNLISVDQLLLSVLETSTNVGRMSVCTAQDASYKETANHCAHHKPGPLMAIAAQGESKAMEPQVCNQNKAGNPFVDNDDHRLQVVQSTGGGPGPCTTEAQNEFRLPSASPFDNFLKAAGC comes from the exons ATGGGCGTTATTTCGGGTGTAGTCTCGAGGCATGTCTTGCCAGCATGTGGCAACCTCTGTTTCTTTTGCCCTTCTATGCGTCCAAGGTCTAGACAGCCTGTCAAGAGATACAAGAAGCTCATTTCAGACATTTTTCCCAAGTCACAG GATGAAGAGCCTAATGACAGGAAGATTGGTAAACTCTGTGAATACGCTGTTCGAAACCCTTTTCGAATACCAAAG ATTGCAAGCTCCCTAGGGCAAAAATGCTACAGGGAATTGAGGAACGAGAATTTTCACGCGGTGAAAATTGTTATGTGTATTTACAGGAAATTGATATCATCGTGTCGTGAGCAAAT GTCTTTGTTCGCAAATAGTTTAATGACTATAGTTCAAACCTTGCTGGATCAACCAAACAATGAAGAAGTTTTACTTATTGGATGCCAATCGCTCTTTGTTTTCGTTAATAATCAG AACGATGGAACGTACATGTTTACCTTAGATGGATTTATTCCACGGCTCTGTGAGCTTGCCCAAgaagttggagaagatgacAAGGTGCTACATTTAAGGGCAGCTTGCCTACAAACTCTATCTGCTATG GTTTGGTTCATGGGCGAAAACTCGCATATTTCAGCTGAATTCGATAAG ATTGTTTTGGTAGTCTTAGAAAATTACGGAGGCGAAAGCAAGGACTCAAATTCCAACCAAACAAGTTGGGTGGAAGAAGTTAGTAAAACTGAGGGGAATGTTTCTCCTTCAACGAATGTTGTATCGAAGATTCCCTCTTGGAAAATGGTTGTGAATGATAAGGGAAATCTCAATGTGGCAGA GGAGGACTCCAAGAACCCGTGCTTTTGGTCCCGGGTTTGCCTGCACAACATGGCGACACTTGGGAAAGAGGCAACAACCCTGCGTCGGGTTATGGAATCCTTGTTCCGTTACTTTGATAATGGAAATATGTGGCCGATCAAAGACGGGATCGCTTTACCTGTACTCAAAGATGTGCAGTTCTTGATGGAAGATTCCG GGCAAAACACACAAGTTTTGCTGTCTATACTAGTCAAGCATCTCGATCACAAAAATGTCCTTAAGCAACCAGAGATACAACTTGACATTGTGCAGGTCGTCACTGTCCTTGCTCGTATGTCAAAGGTCCAGTCATCAGTTGCTATAGTCAGCGCCGTGAGCGATATCATGAGGCATTTGCGTAAGAGCATACATAATAGGATCGATGATGCAAATCTTGGCAAAGATTTGGTTAACTGGAACAAGAAATTCCATGAAGCAGTGGATGAATGTCTCATCGAGTTATCATCAAAG GTGGGAGATGCAGGTCTCATCCTTGATGTTATGGCTAGTATGTTGGAGAACATACCCGGCATCAACATTATCGCAAGAACAACTATTTCGGCTGTCTATCGCACGGCTCAAATTATCGCTTCTTTGCCTAATTTATCGTATCAAAACAAG GCATTCCCGGACGCGTTGTTTCACCAACTACTTCCGGCCATGCTCCATCCAGATCACAACACGAGCATCGGAGCTCACCAGATCTTCTCGGTTGTGCTTGTGCCGTCTTCAATCGCCCCACAATCTGATCATGCTGTGTCTGACTCGAAGAAGAACGTCCTCTATCCAAGAACACTCTCGAGAACTGTTTCAGTGTTTTCTTCATCGGGTGCACTGTTCGATAAGATGAAACATCAGAGAGCTGAGCAGAGCCAAGAAAAGCCTTCGGGTGATGTCGGACAGGGAAACAACACCGGTGGAGTATTAAACAGAATCAAGTCGGGTTATAGCCGAGTACAGAGCTTCAAACCAACGGCCCCAAACGTTGATGCCACAACCAAATCTAGCAAGCAAATG GATGCCGTTCCGCTTAGACTCAGCAGCCACCAAATAAACCTGCTGCTTACATCTATTTGG ACCTCCTACATTGACACACTTGTTCGAAGTTTCCAGATGGCGTTTTCGTTAAGGGATGTTTCTCTTGCAGCAGAAG GAGTACTCCCGCCATCACGTCGCAGGTCTCTCTTCGTGCTGGCAACTTCGATGATATTCTTTGCATCAAAGGCTTACAACATTATTCCTGTAGCCGCTCGCGTCAAATCTACGCTCACAAGTAAAGTG GTCGATCCATTCTTGTCTTTGGTAGACGACTCAAAGCTGCAAGCTAATGAAACCAGAAAAGTTGTGTATGGTTCCCAAGAAGACGACGTTTCAGCTTTGAAATGTCTTtctgaaacaaaaatatacgACGAGCAGACAACCACGTCTCTCACTGCCCTAATTGTCAAGAGCCTCGATAACTTAACAGAA TCAGAGGTTTCCTCCACCAGGGAACAACTTCTCAAAGATTTCGTGCCCGAAGATTTGGGCTCACTTGAAGGCCCGTGGCTCGGTAATTACATGGAAGGAAGGCACATGAATAAGGCGAGCTTGAGTGGCGATAAATCCTTTGACAAG GTGGCCTCAATGTTTGTTACGGACGACGATGGTTTCCCAGAGTCAGTTGGAACCGAAAAACAGAACATGCAGTTGGATGTACAGAATCCTAATCTCATTAGCGTTGATCAGCTTCTGCTATCT GTGCTGGAAACTTCGACAAACGTAGGCAGAATGTCAGTCTGCACAGCCCAAGATGCCTCGTACAAGGAAACGGCCAACCACTGCGCGCATCACAAACCCGGGCCTTTGATGGCGATAGCCGCACAAGGAGAGAGCAAGGCGATGGAGCCACAAGTTTGCAATCAAAACAag GCTGGAAACCCGTTCGTGGACAACGATGATCACAGGCTTCAAGTTGTGCAAAGCACTGGTGGTGGTCCAGGGCCGTGCACAACCGAAGCTCAGAACGAGTTCAGGCTGCCGTCAGCAAGCCCGTTCGACAACTTCTTGAAGGCGGCTGGATGCTGA